One genomic window of Coffea eugenioides isolate CCC68of chromosome 1, Ceug_1.0, whole genome shotgun sequence includes the following:
- the LOC113773319 gene encoding uncharacterized protein LOC113773319, whose amino-acid sequence MVEDSERCSRDWSAGGRPRNPSPWKPARNEPERSPDRSVKSRPRNLPQWKPVRDEFEQILRLQLYEDNYAASPFTHGIEDYPLPWRFKIPNIELCDASTDPEDHFSVFLTHMRLQTVADEIRCKTFPMFLKGRARLWFQGLAPGSIRSFPELARQFVAQFVSSKTYSKNAAHLMAIMQKPDESLRNFMARFNTESLQIKDKDEKVVMATFMNGFRAEELFYKLAEKPPGDLEELLTRAHATANAEEAARLKRESDRELGDRRGRGNPPETRTAWPRRTFLTDSQMRKPPLNRHFRKKGTPP is encoded by the coding sequence ATGGTCGAAGACAGCGAGAGGTGTTCCCGTGACTGGTCCGCTGGGGGCCGACCGAGAAATCCTTCCCCGTGGAAACCTGCGCGGAACGAGCCTGAACGCTCCCCCGACCGATCTGTCAAGAGCCGACCACGCAATCTCCCCCAGTGGAAACCTGTCCGGGACGAATTCGAACAAATTTTGCGGCTGCAATTGTACGAGGACAATTACGCAGCCTCGCCATTTACCCACGGGATAGAGGATTACCCGCTACCCTGGAGATTCAAGATCCCGAACATCGAGTTGTGTGACGCTTCGACCGACCCGGAGGACCACTTCTCGGTCTTCCTCACGCACATGCGTCTGCAAACAGTTGCGGATGAGATCCGTTGCAAGACCTTCCCCATGTTCCTGAAGGGGAGGGCCCGGCTCTGGTTCCAGGGTCTGGCACCGGGATCCATCCGAAGTTTTCCTGAACTGGCCAGGCAGTTCGTCGCCCAGTTCGTCTCTTCGAAGACTTACTCAAAGAACGCGGCTCACCTGATGGCAATCATGCAGAAGCCGGACGAGTCCCTGAGGAATTTCATGGCCCGCTTCAACACGGAAAGCCTGCAGATCAAGGACAAGGATGAAAAGGTGGTGATGGCCACCTTCATGAATGGGTTCAGGGCAGAGGAGCTCTTCTACAAGCTGGCCGAGAAGCCTCCCGGAGATCTGGAGGAGCTCTTGACCAGGGCGCACGCAACCGCTAACGCAGAGGAGGCGGCACGCCTGAAGAGGGAGTCGGATCGGGAGCTCGGAGATCGGAGAGGACGGGGAAACCCTCCCGAAACAAGGACGGCCTGGCCAAGAAGAACGTTTTTGACCGACTCTCAAATGAGAAAACCCCCGCTCAACCGCCACTTCCGGAAAAAGGGTACACCCCCCTGA
- the LOC113773336 gene encoding uncharacterized protein LOC113773336 yields the protein MTDQPLRQILTKPEVSGRMTKWAVELAEHDIGYQPRTAIKVQALADFLAEGASLSVAEPNPSREEVRPGEPWVLFMDGASSKEGSGAGLLLTSPTGEELTYALRFDFSASNNEAEYEALLTGLRIAYQMGITAIKARSDSQLVVHQVRGEYEAKEDIMKKYLAKVREAIALFDVFEIEQVPRSQNKRADALLKLASSSFAHLNNEDLVEVVKQKSIDQVQVLAINSPASWMAPLVDFLCSGVLPEDKIETRRLQLVAAKYAYAGGTLYRRSYLSPWLKCVIPEEGDYVLGEVHEGLCAAHVRSRVLAKKCLLVGYYWPSVFRNAAALVQQCRACQVHAPLRHQPTQEMVPIHSPWPFTQWGIDLLGPFPRVLGRYEQLVVAIDYFKMDGSGASSHYLWKSSSEILLEEHSLPLRDSASLDI from the coding sequence ATGACTGATCAGCCCTTACGACAAATACTCACAAAACCTGAGGTCTCGGGCAGGATGACCAAATGGGCCGTCGAACTGGCCGAGCATGATATCGGCTATCAGCCTCGCACCGCTATCAAAGTTCAGGCCCTGGCGGACTTCCTTGCTGAAGGGGCCAGTTTGTCCGTGGCCGAGCCAAACCCCTCGCGCGAGGAGGTACGGCCGGGGGAGCCGTGGGTACTGTTTATGGACGGGGCCTCGAGCAAGGAAGGGAGTGGAGCCGGCCTACTGCTCACCTCACCCACCGGGGAAGAGCTGACCTACGCACTCAGGTTTGACTTCTCGGCATCCAACAACGAGGCGGAATACGAGGCCTTACTGACTGGATTGCGGATAGCCTACCAGATGGGTATAACTGCGATCAAAGCCCGGAGTGACTCTCAGCTCGTAGTCCACCAAGTCCGCGGAGAGTATGAGGCCAAGGAGGACATCATGAAAAAATACTTGGCTAAGGTACGAGAAGCAATAGCCCTGTTTGATGTTTTTGAAATCGAGCAGGTGCCGAGGTCACAGAACAAGCGCGCAGACGCTCTGTTAAAACTGGCGTCCTCCTCGTTTGCTCACCTGAACAATGAAGACTTGGTGGAGGTAGTCAAGCAAAAAAGTATCGACCAGGTCCAAGTCTTGGCTATAAACAGCCCGGCCTCTTGGATGGCTCCCCTCGTGGACTTCCTCTGCTCGGGTGTCCTCCCCGAGGACAAAATCGAGACCCGACGACTCCAGCTTGTGGCTGCCAAGTATGCCTACGCCGGGGGGACCCTCTACAGGAGGTCGTACTTGTCTCCCTGGTTAAAGTGCGTAATTCCCGAGGAAGGTGACTATGTCCTCGGAGAAGTTCATGAAGGCTTATGCGCGGCGCATGTGAGATCTCGGGTGTTGGCCAAAAAGTGCCTGCTCGTAGGCTACTATTGGCCCTCAGTGTTTCGGAATGCCGCGGCGCTAGTTCAGCAATGCCGAGCTTGTCAGGTGCACGCCCCGCTGCGTCACCAGCCAACTCAGGAGATGGTCCCCATCCACAGTCCTTGGCCCTTTACCCAGTGGGGCATAGACCTTCTGGGGCCTTTTCCCCGAGTTCTCGGGAGATACGAACAACTTGTGGTAGCCATCGACTACTTCAAAATGGATGGAAGCGGAGCCTCTAGCCACTATCTCTGGAAGAGCAGTTCAGAAATTCTTCTGGAAGAACATAGTTTGCCGCTTCGGGATTCCGCAAGTCTTGATATCTAA